A window from Luteibacter flocculans encodes these proteins:
- the ccmB gene encoding heme exporter protein CcmB: MTHGSTPTACAALLRRDLVLAWRRRGDIAMPVLYALIVATLFPFALGPEPALLARIAGGVVFVTVLLAVLLSLDHLFRGDIEDGSMEQLMLAPQPLALLVGMKVLAHWITSALPLIVVAPLLAGMLKLPGTAMPVLILALLIATPLLSLLGAVLVALTAGSRRSGMLLALMLLPLCVPVVIFAAGAVAAAQEGLPWAAPIAWLGAGLVMALVLAPLACAAALRIAMDS, translated from the coding sequence ATGACGCACGGAAGCACGCCCACCGCTTGCGCCGCACTGCTGCGACGTGACCTCGTCCTCGCCTGGCGCCGCCGCGGCGACATCGCCATGCCGGTGCTGTACGCGCTCATCGTCGCCACGCTGTTCCCTTTCGCGCTCGGGCCGGAACCGGCCCTGCTGGCGCGCATCGCTGGCGGCGTGGTGTTCGTGACCGTGCTGCTCGCCGTGCTGCTGTCGCTGGATCATCTGTTCCGTGGGGACATCGAAGACGGCTCGATGGAGCAGTTGATGCTCGCACCGCAGCCGCTGGCGCTGCTGGTAGGCATGAAGGTGCTCGCGCACTGGATCACCTCCGCGCTGCCGCTGATCGTGGTGGCTCCGCTGCTCGCAGGCATGCTGAAACTGCCCGGCACGGCGATGCCCGTGCTGATCCTGGCCCTGCTTATCGCCACGCCGCTGCTCAGCCTGCTCGGCGCGGTACTGGTCGCGCTGACGGCGGGATCGAGGCGCTCTGGTATGCTTCTGGCGCTCATGTTGCTGCCGTTGTGCGTACCGGTCGTGATCTTCGCCGCCGGGGCCGTGGCCGCTGCGCAGGAAGGGCTGCCATGGGCCGCGCCGATCGCCTGGCTCGGAGCCGGGCTCGTCATGGCTCTGGTTCTCGCGCCGCTGGCTTGCGCGGCTGCGCTACGCATCGCCATGGACTCATGA
- the ccmA gene encoding cytochrome c biogenesis heme-transporting ATPase CcmA, protein MPSADPSAIILEARGLCFLREDEPVFGPLDFALRAGEIALVEGDNGSGKTTLMRVLTGMLRPGEGEVRLDGATFSLDTMAGAVVFLGHQLGLKLDLSPRENLRVSSGLYGQREGADADLALAEVGLSGFEDEPVRRLSAGQKKRAALARLLIVPARVWLLDEPYANLDREGIALVNRLLEGHAQRGGAALVTSHGAVRFAGGEPRRIRLHA, encoded by the coding sequence ATGCCTTCCGCCGACCCCTCCGCCATCATCCTCGAAGCCCGCGGCCTGTGCTTCCTGCGCGAGGACGAGCCGGTGTTCGGCCCGCTCGACTTTGCCTTGCGCGCGGGTGAGATCGCCCTCGTCGAGGGCGATAACGGCAGCGGCAAGACCACTCTCATGCGCGTGCTCACCGGCATGCTTCGCCCGGGCGAAGGCGAGGTGCGGCTGGACGGCGCTACCTTTTCACTGGACACGATGGCCGGTGCCGTCGTTTTTCTCGGCCACCAGTTGGGCCTGAAACTCGACCTCTCCCCACGCGAGAACCTGCGGGTCAGCAGCGGCCTCTATGGCCAGCGCGAAGGCGCGGATGCCGACCTCGCGCTGGCCGAGGTCGGCCTTTCCGGCTTCGAGGACGAACCGGTCCGGCGGCTTTCGGCAGGGCAGAAGAAGCGCGCCGCACTGGCGCGGCTGCTCATCGTGCCCGCGCGCGTATGGTTGCTCGACGAGCCGTACGCCAACCTCGACCGCGAAGGCATCGCACTGGTGAACCGCCTGCTGGAAGGGCATGCCCAACGGGGCGGCGCCGCCCTGGTCACCAGCCACGGCGCGGTGCGCTTTGCCGGTGGCGAGCCGCGGCGGATACGGCTGCACGCATGA
- a CDS encoding IS110 family transposase, translated as MKPVRHFGIDIDKAALTVACHQVPGQTRRIGNDPPAIDAWLDELPPRSVLAVEASGACHQTLLQRAVAKGVAIYLLNPRDVRHYAESLRRRAKTDRVDAQVIARYLEREQDHLRRYTAPEEHAASLEWLLRRRALLVRQQGSLRLGFQDAPLPAIDALLAQYKAALAQIDRLIDEQVAADRARQQQRELLRTIPGVGALSSAALLSLFWRLPGIGAEALIAYIGLDPRPRESGSYRGTRKLSKRGEAEFRRLTYMAAATFARHTVGQALYARYRARGLSATAVFVILARKIIRLAHAILTKGQPFDPERFAAACAST; from the coding sequence ATGAAGCCAGTACGTCATTTCGGGATCGATATCGACAAGGCGGCTCTGACGGTGGCTTGCCACCAAGTGCCGGGTCAGACGCGGCGGATCGGCAACGACCCGCCGGCCATTGATGCGTGGCTGGATGAGTTGCCGCCGCGCAGCGTGCTGGCCGTGGAAGCCAGCGGCGCCTGCCATCAGACGTTGTTGCAGCGTGCGGTGGCCAAGGGGGTGGCCATTTACCTGCTCAATCCGCGGGACGTGCGCCATTACGCGGAGAGCCTGCGGCGACGGGCCAAGACCGATCGGGTCGACGCCCAAGTCATTGCCCGTTATCTGGAGCGCGAGCAGGACCATTTACGACGCTATACCGCGCCGGAAGAGCATGCGGCCAGCCTGGAATGGCTGCTGCGGCGACGGGCCTTGCTGGTGAGGCAGCAAGGCAGCCTGCGGTTAGGTTTCCAGGACGCGCCGCTGCCCGCTATCGATGCCTTGTTGGCGCAGTACAAAGCCGCCCTGGCCCAGATCGACCGACTCATCGATGAGCAGGTCGCCGCCGATCGGGCGCGCCAACAACAACGCGAACTGCTGCGCACCATTCCCGGCGTGGGGGCGCTTAGCAGTGCGGCCTTGCTGAGCCTTTTCTGGCGCCTGCCAGGCATTGGCGCCGAGGCGCTGATTGCCTATATCGGCTTGGACCCTCGGCCCCGGGAGTCCGGCAGCTACCGCGGCACGCGTAAGCTCTCCAAGCGGGGCGAGGCGGAATTTCGACGACTGACTTACATGGCGGCGGCCACCTTCGCTCGGCATACGGTCGGCCAAGCACTCTACGCGCGCTACCGCGCGCGCGGACTCAGTGCCACCGCCGTCTTCGTGATCCTGGCTCGGAAGATCATCCGACTCGCCCACGCCATCCTCACTAAAGGTCAGCCCTTCGACCCCGAACGCTTCGCTGCCGCTTGCGCCTCAACATAG